In the genome of Paenibacillus sp. GP183, the window GCTCAATACCATTAGAGATTCGACAACCAAGGCAATCCATTCATATCACTCCATTCAAACCATTTTTAAACAATTTTTTATTAATATTATCCTGACTGTTTAGCGGAACAGGCTACCGTGATTAAATCTGCGGTAGCCTACTGTGGAATTATATTAAGCTATCGTTTCTCGTTACCGGAAAAAGCGCCTCCGGATTACGGAGTCCGCGTGCGGAAGAAAGATTGGCTGCGCCGTTCTAAGAGGCAGTATTTGTCGCTGGCGGTGCAACAGTTTGAACGGAATGTCGAAGATTATTTCGCGAGGCTCTCGAAGGTGACCGGATAATTTTTCAACCCGAATACGAACGAGCTCTGAATCGGTACGATCTCCCGACCGGGCACCAGCTTGATATCATGGCAAATTTGCAGAAGCGTCTCGATCGCAATGTGTCCCTCCAGGCGGGCTAAAGGCGCTCCTAGACAGAAATGGATGCCGAAACCGAACGACATGTGCGGATTCGGTTTGCGCAGCTTATGAAACGCGTCTGGGTCAGTGAATTTGGTTTCATCCCTGTTTGCAGCGCCAACCCAAGTGATCACCTGATCGCCCTTGTGGATCAGGCTGCCACCGATTTGCACATCCTCCGTAGCCACGCGGCCAATGGAGACAATAGGTGGATAATAACGCAGCACCTCTTCGATGAAGGTCGGAATGACACCGGGATCTTGGGCCAACTCTGCCTGTAGCTGTGGCTGCTCCGTCAGGACACGAAAGCTGTTTGTAATCAAATTTGTCGTCGTTTCGTTACCGGCTGCGAGAAGCAGAATGCAGAAATTGACGATTTCCTGTTCGCTCAGCTTCTCTCCTTCGATTTCAGCTTGCATCAGCGCAGAGATGAGATCGTCTTTCGGCTCGCTTGCTCGCTCCTTCAGAATCCCCTGAAAATAGTCCGTCAGCTCCTTGACCGTCTTCATCCTCTTCTGCGAGATCTGTGCGAATGCTTCGTCACTCAGGTCTTCCGCACTTTCCACGAGCACATCAGACCACTGTTTGAAATGCTGCCTGTCAGACGAAGGCACGCCGAGCAATTCCGCAATAACGATGACGGGAAGCGGTGTAGCAAAGTCGTGGACAACATCCATGTCGGCGCCTGTCGCTTGCGACAGCAAGTCTTTGGCAATATCACGAATCCGCGGGGCAAGTTCTTGGATCGCTCTTGGCGTAAATGCTTTATTGACCAAGTCGCGCAATTGGTGATGCTTGGGTGGATCTATGAACAGGAGGTTTTGGTTGGCGAATGCTCCCCGGGCGGAGGAGAACGTTTTGGGATCCTTGAGGATGCGATGCACATCTTCATACAGAAATACATCCCAGCAGCTGCGATTCTCATCAAACCGTACCGGTCTTTCACGTCTCAGCTGGCTCAATATGCCGAACGGGTTCAGGCCGTTCTCCGGCGTTTCCAGTTCGGTCATCCGCAGCATATTGGCAAACTTGGGTCCTTTCATAATCATTTCCTCCTTTGGTTGAAATTCCTATACTAGTATCCGGTATTCATGCTTTCTTATTCATGCTGATGTTGAAGGTTAGATAGGATTCCCTTACAGGTTAATTATATAAATGCCAAATGATAATGTACAATATATTGCAACAGTTACTATGCACCCAATATCTACTAAGAAATCGTGTGACTTGGTCATTTTTTTCAAGATAACTAGAACATGTCGGATTTAAGTAACCGAATAGTTTAAGCAGCTTCACTAATCATAAAAGCCCGCCAACAATTTAGGAGTCGGCGGGCTTAGGTATCATTTGGTATTTGTTACAGGGAGCTTCACATCGAGCTTCATCTTGGGAGGCACGCCTGAATCCAAGTCACTATCAAATTCTGCGATCACCGATGGAGCGAATTCATTCACCTTTTCATATTTCCAATTCCGAATCAGCATCGTTTGAGCTGTCTCACCCGGAGGCAAATATCTTGCCGTTGCTTTATACCTGCCGAGAGGAATATCTTTTATACCAAAACCAGTCGCTGTGTAAGCAGCACGAGCTGTAATTGATGCCCCCCCGATACTCCCGTCAAATTGCAGACCATCCGGAGTAAGTGTCAGTTCGACATTCTCCTTTTGATCAGCTGGCGGTAGTTCGTAGCGATTTTCCGGAACAACATTAAAAAAAACAAAACCACACGCGACACATCCTTCACCGGAAGAAGTCATGGTTAAATCTCGAATTGCTCCATCTTCGCTTGCAAATGGACTATCGTCGTTGGACAGCCACAATTTATACGTCTTTCCGTTATAATCGTGTATGTACTGTGCGCTAACTGTCCAGGTAGCCTTGGGAATACCTAACGGGATCTGATATCGGCCATCAACATCTGTCACTGCCTGCGCGATGCTATCGTAGAGTTTCAACTGGTTGCGAACGGTAACTTTTACCCCTTTAAGTGGGTTGCCCTTGGCGTCTACTGCGCGGCCTTTTACCAAATAGGGCTCACTTTCCTCACTTGCGCTATTTGTCCGACCGATATTACCATCGCTTGAGATCTCAATCTTAAATACGTCCCCTTTGTTCGAATACGAAACCTTAAAACCGCTGTTTTCCGATATGAATCGCAGCGGGACCATTGTTTTCTCGTTGATGATTTGTGCGTACGCTGTCAGATTGACATCATTGCCATTTACTTGGGCATATGCTCCGTCAATCGTAAGTTCAATCCTCAGACCGTCCTTCTCCCCAATTGCTTTACGCTCAGAATTGTTCCATTTGACCTCAAATCCAAGCGTTTCAAATAAAGTACGGAACGGTACAAGGGTAGATCCGTCTATGATGACGGGCTGGGTCTCGTTAAACTGAATCTTTTTGCCGTTAAAATACACGTTCACGTCTGCTTCCTTTGCAAATATGGATTGCTTTGCAAAAGCAAGGATAAGCAGCATACATATGAGTACCTTTAATGACTTTAACCATTTGTTAGACACTTGTTTTCCCTCCTTATCTGAATCAACTTAAATTCTCATACTTCCATTTGCAAATTAGATTTTTGAGCGTATTCTCTACCAAGGAACGAATCATCTGCCTCGCTAAGTCAAAATCTATAGTAACCCAATACTGCTCCTTTGCGACAGTTACTCAACACCCAAGTTCAATCTTCCTTTCTAATGACCCGGTAATTAAATAAGGATGACTTGTAATGCGGGTCTAGTTGATCGCCGTGTTTAGGAGGGACGAAAAGGAACGGTTCCGAGACTGCATTGAATTGGGTTTCAACCGGTCTGGACAAGTAAAAATAAAATATGCATTCACCCAATGGAGTGAACGCATATTCTTACTAGGGACATGTGTCCTAAATATCTATTTATTTGAAATTCAAGAAAAATATTTAGTTGCTGCATTAAAATAATAGTCTGGATGAAACATCGGATATTTATAAAATTCTTTTGGATTCTCAATC includes:
- a CDS encoding cytochrome P450 produces the protein MKGPKFANMLRMTELETPENGLNPFGILSQLRRERPVRFDENRSCWDVFLYEDVHRILKDPKTFSSARGAFANQNLLFIDPPKHHQLRDLVNKAFTPRAIQELAPRIRDIAKDLLSQATGADMDVVHDFATPLPVIVIAELLGVPSSDRQHFKQWSDVLVESAEDLSDEAFAQISQKRMKTVKELTDYFQGILKERASEPKDDLISALMQAEIEGEKLSEQEIVNFCILLLAAGNETTTNLITNSFRVLTEQPQLQAELAQDPGVIPTFIEEVLRYYPPIVSIGRVATEDVQIGGSLIHKGDQVITWVGAANRDETKFTDPDAFHKLRKPNPHMSFGFGIHFCLGAPLARLEGHIAIETLLQICHDIKLVPGREIVPIQSSFVFGLKNYPVTFESLAK
- a CDS encoding stalk domain-containing protein — translated: MSNKWLKSLKVLICMLLILAFAKQSIFAKEADVNVYFNGKKIQFNETQPVIIDGSTLVPFRTLFETLGFEVKWNNSERKAIGEKDGLRIELTIDGAYAQVNGNDVNLTAYAQIINEKTMVPLRFISENSGFKVSYSNKGDVFKIEISSDGNIGRTNSASEESEPYLVKGRAVDAKGNPLKGVKVTVRNQLKLYDSIAQAVTDVDGRYQIPLGIPKATWTVSAQYIHDYNGKTYKLWLSNDDSPFASEDGAIRDLTMTSSGEGCVACGFVFFNVVPENRYELPPADQKENVELTLTPDGLQFDGSIGGASITARAAYTATGFGIKDIPLGRYKATARYLPPGETAQTMLIRNWKYEKVNEFAPSVIAEFDSDLDSGVPPKMKLDVKLPVTNTK